In Juglans regia cultivar Chandler chromosome 5, Walnut 2.0, whole genome shotgun sequence, the following are encoded in one genomic region:
- the LOC118348407 gene encoding uncharacterized protein LOC118348407: protein MENTQVDCLKRLSGYDIQKTLIDKRYGESSILSASSISSQLSAIETLTENNYVRWKRDVEIAFGLLGLDFVLEDQPSKPTDKSIAEYVAEYQEWDRANRLCLKIIKRSISDSIMGAIPDNDNAKQFLGAIGQRFVESNKAETGDLMDRLMSMKYDGSSGVREYIMKMIHITSKLEALKILIAEPFLVYHVLNSLPSQFNQLKVAYNAQRDK from the exons ATGGAGAATACTCAAGTAGATTGCTTGAAGAGACTTTCTGGTTATGACATACAAAAAACACTGATTGATAAAAGATATGGAGAATCCTCAA TTTTGAGTGCCTCCTCTATTTCAAGTCAATTATCTGCTATTGAAACTTTGACTGAGAATAATTATGTGAGATGGAAACGAGACGTAGAAATTGCTTTTGGtcttttgggattggattttgtCCTAGAAGACCAACCTTCAAAACCTACTGATAAGAGCATTGCCGAATATGTGGCTGAATATCAAGAGTGGGATAGGGCAAACAGACTTTGTCTAAAGATTATCAAGCGTTCTATATCAGATTCCATTATGGGAGCTATTCCAGACAATGATAATGCTAAGCAATTTTTGGGTGCCATAGGACAAAGGTTTGTTGAATCCAATAAAGCTGAAACTGGAGACCTGATGGATAGACTGAtgagtatgaaatatgatggttcTAGTGGAGTTAGGGagtatattatgaaaatgatacatataaCCTCTAAGCTAGAAGCcctcaaaattctcattgctgAACCTTTTCTGGTTTATCATGTTCTTAATAGTCTTCCTAGCCAGTTTAATCAGCTAAAGGTAGCTTACAATGCTCAGCgagataaatga
- the LOC109019929 gene encoding 7-methylguanosine phosphate-specific 5'-nucleotidase A-like, producing MSYRVQSIIICKPLRTTVRSRCLSLPPRFTPRVFFPCGSYRNRIGMDGNGISVASEVLVGDRELLDKKIAAIRSGGPQKMQVIVDFDRTLTRYSINGQPGQSSHGLLQQGNPEYDAKRQQLYEYYHPLEFSPKIPIEEKTKLMEEWWGKTHALLIEGGLTYDAIKQSVANATIAFREGVAELFEYLEERDIPVLIFSAGLADIIEEVLRQKLHRSFKNVKIVSNRMVFDSDGCLVSFKGKTIHSLNKNEHALDMAAPLHEQLGDADGPNNNNALVKKRTNVLLLGDHIGDLGMSDGLNYETRISVGFLNDNVENSLDSYRKSFDIVYLNDTPMWGVVELVSQLC from the exons ATGAGTTATCGGGTACAAAGCATCATCATCTGCAAGCCTCTCCGAACCACCGTCCGCAGTCGTTGCTTATCTCTTCCGCCCCGCTTCACTCCCAG ggttttttttccttgtggTAGTTATAGGAATCGAATTGGAATGGACGGAAATGGTATTTCCGTGGCGTCTGAGGTGCTAGTCGGTGACCGTGAGCTGCTGGACAAGAAAATCGCTGCAATACGAAGTGGGGGTCCTCAAAAAATGCAG GTGATTGTAGATTTTGATCGCACATTAACCAGGTATTCGATCAATGGCCAACCTGGGCAAA GCAGTCATGGCCTCTTGCAACAGGGGAATCCAGAATATGATGCCAAGAGGCAGcaattatatgaatattatcATCCATTAGAGTTCTCCCCAAAAATTCCAATTGAAGAGAAAACAAAGCTCATGGAGGAGTG GTGGGGAAAAACTCATGCTCTTCTCATTGAGGGAGGCCTTACATATGATGCGATAAAGCAATCCGTTGCTAATGCCACGATTGCTTTTAGGGAGGGTGTTGCTGAACTGTTTGAGTATTTGGAG GAAAGAGACATTCCCGTTCTTATATTTTCTGCAGGGCTTGCAGATATCATAGAGGAG GTCCTGAGGCAGAAACTTCACAgatcttttaaaaatgttaagatTGTCTCAAACCGAATGGTATTTGACAGCGATGGTTGCCTTGTCTCTTTTAAAG GAAAGACAATTCATAGCCTTAATAAAAACGAGCATGCTCTTGATATGGCTGCTCCTTTACATGAGCAATTGGGTGATGCTGATGGGCCAAATAACAACAATGCCTTGGTGAAGAAGAGGACCAACGTGCTGCTTCTTGGTGATCACATAGGAGACTTGGGGATGTCTGATGGTTTAAACTATGAGACACGAATATCCGTGGGTTTTCT GAATGACAATGTTGAGAACTCTCTTGATAGCTACAGGAAGTCCTTTGATATCGTTTACCTG AATGACACACCCATGTGGGGAGTAGTCGAGCTTGTTTCTCAGCTATGTTAG
- the LOC109019924 gene encoding nuclear pore complex protein NUP1 isoform X1, which translates to METARQGNHYDVVSEEGLGTGGKFRKRPFRRSTHTTPYDRPATALRNPIVSVDTNNSRNGWLSRLVDPAQRLITSSAQRLFSSVFRKRLLQPPSSSPPPPPSTSEAKHEVRDKHRESRDQHHDGVVTDSSGVQHVVIDRGDKSTSSSDGGGLTELEKILKQKTFTRSEIDHLSALLHSKTVDIHIGDKEKNAEVIPRELVVPHDRKEKFPIAQALGNSIGEHLISAPVSSSRVLDEGVASPAELAKAYMGSRPLNVSPSMLGIRSRAFGEDSTIISSRPFPPKLPVMSLVPRSSGNVGYTENGFTTPRSRGRSAIYSMARTPYSRVHPASSLKGVGPIVSYDGPSTAAWEQDKLHGSGQGALKRRSSVLDNDVGSVGPIRRIRHKPSLLSSRGLSLPVPNSPLSIPGNGVGLGAAQHPSSLTQTQLLLGKSKENSAKASIVNGDNSVPSTSFPPVPSKSSEMASKILQQLEKLASPKEKSSEFKVVSLRDSTPTKLSPSMLRGRALRSLETVESPRFLENVQDDILDTSLPDALGSTSQKQNKAENGPLKLVAPLEKSVPVVKGIDYRSSNKDTLPGVKTADSVVMDSVTHPPQKKRAFQMSAHEDYLELDDDYPDGAAPTPLVEEREKGDASVAERKTHYTEAVTMEKPPSLLGFKSPASSSSNQNHDLASSVGPVVAEKGTGFAFPSATFTSMAAQPAVPVTKSTFTSDKSAPPEQLKVAPPMFGLGGKAALPKEPNATPPAASFASVSSADKVPQFVFASSFSASESAGLKFSVCPDAKLESSSSFPTVDATDSVPKVPDMDKADNKNYSNAGVTSSIAETALSSAASSPTPTASIGASTSVNTSILNNGSVASSPSSFSSPIAPFVSNNIFSQPSSNSSALTVTSTGSSSSSTTTTTTAFTAINSRSILSTSSVAAPSFSTAPIFKSGSIVPSTSASLVTAAFGIESEAAKTRPERSVGNLKSSPFIGTSAANASAGSSIFAFNATDTSTANNKPSSTVFGTGSGSVLSAQASPAGTGAASFQFSSSVPSASFGLAGNTAFSSGSSLFAASTPASELSNSGTFGVSSSASSSEANSSSAIGGTTSSLFSSSWQPTKSSIFSSAFNSKSASAGSSFAESTAPVDGTTSPITGFSFPASTASVPTTASPPTGFSFMASTASVAASSPSTVFPFTASTAAAASTSSSTGFAFASSTAFAASTPAAVTSSASVVFGSNPGSSSGPTFSFTSAMATPSSQPVFGNPSPGFLFNSVSSGTNDQMNMEDSMAEDTVQASTPTAPIFGHPPVSPPQSGFVFGSATPSAANPFQFGGQQSSATPSNPSPFQATNSLGGSFSVGAGGGDKSGRKIVRVSRNKARKK; encoded by the exons ATGGAGACGGCGCGTCAAGGGAACCATTACGACGTCGTTTCTGAAGAGGGTTTGGGCACCGGCGGCAAGTTCCGGAAGCGGCCCTTTCGGAGGAGCACCCATACGACGCCGTATGATCGACCGGCTACGGCCCTCAGAAACCCCATCGTCAGCGTCGACACCAACAATAGCAGAAATGGGTGGCTCTCGCGGCTTGTCGATCCGGCTCAGCGGCTCATCACCTCCAGCGCCCAACGCCTATTTTCCTCCGTTTTCCGCAAGCGCCTCCTTCAGCCGCCGTCGTCGTCGCCTCCGCCTCCACCGTCCACTTCTG AAGCAAAGCATGAAGTAAGGGATAAGCACCGGGAATCAAGGGATCAGCACCATGATGGAGTTGTCACA GATTCTTCTGGAGTGCAGCACGTAGTCATTGATCGAGGTGACAAGTCAACGAGTAGTTCTGACGGAGGTGGCTTGACTGagcttgaaaaaattttaaagcagAAGACCTTTACCAG ATCTGAGATTGATCATCTTTCAGCCTTGTTGCATTCAAAAACTGTTGATATACATATTGGGGATAAAGAGAAAAATGCTGAAGTGATTCCACGAGAGCTAGTGGTGCCTCATGACCGGAAGGAGAAATTTCCAATAGCTCAAGCTTTAGGAAATTCGATTGGGGAGCACCTCATATCAGCCCCCGTCAGTAGTTCAAGA GTCCTTGATGAAGGTGTTGCTTCACCTGCAGAGCTTGCAAAAGCATACATGGGCAGTAGGCCTTTAAATGTCTCCCCATCAATGCTCGGTATTCGCAGTCGAGCCTTTGGGGAAGATTCTACCATTATAAGCAGCCGGCCTTTTCCACCAAAATTGCCTGTTATGTCACTTGTGCCCCGATCTTCTGGTAATGTTGGGTATACTGAAAATGGTTTTACAACGCCTAGATCTCGAGGCAGATCTGCAATATATAGCATGGCTAGAACGCCATATTCCAGAGTTCACCCAGCCTCTTCCCTCAAG GGTGTTGGGCCCATTGTTTCATATGATGGGCCATCTACAGCTGCATGGGAGCAGGATAAACTTCATGGCTCTGGGCAAGGG GCTTTAAAACGCAGAAGTTCAGTCTTAGACAATGATGTAGGATCTGTTGGTCCTATACGTAGAATTCGTCATAAACCTAGTCTTCTATCTTCAAGAGGTTTGAGTTTGCCAGTTCCTAATAGTCCACTTTCTATTCCTGGAAATGGAGTTGGTCTTGGTGCTGCTCAACACCCTTCCTCTTTGACGCAAACACAACTTTTGTTGGGAAAATCTAAGGAGAACTCAGCAAAGGCATCAATAGTAAATGGAGATAACAGTGTGCCAAGTACAAGTTTCCCCCCTGTTCCATCCAAGTCCAGTGAGATGGCTTCAAAAATATTGCAGCAACTTGAAAAGTTGGCTTCACCAAAAGAGAAATCATCTGAATTCAAGGTAGTTTCTCTGAGGGACAGCACACCCACTAAATTGTCACCATCTATGTTACGTGGAAGGGCTCTTAGAAGCCTGGAGACTGTAGAATCACCAAGATTTCTTGAGAATGTACAAGATGATATACTTGACACCTCACTGCCTGATGCTCTAGGCAGCACTTCTCAAAAGCAAAACAAAGCTGAAAATGGCCCATTGAAGCTTGTTGCTCCTTTAGAAAAATCGGTTCCAGTAGTAAAGGGCATAGATTATAGATCTTCCAACAAGGACACCTTACCCGGTGTCAAAACTGCAGATTCTGTTGTGATGGACTCTGTCACCCATCCTCCACAAAAGAAACGGGCATTCCAGATGAGTGCACATGAG GATTATTTGGAGCTGGATGATGACTATCCTGATGGTGCAGCACCTACTCCTTTggttgaggagagagaaaagggtGATGCTTCTGTGGCAGAGAGGAAGACCCATTATACTGAAGCAGTAACAATGGAGAAGCCTCCATCTCTATTGGGATTTAAGTCCCCTGCAAGTTCTTCGTCAAACCAAAACCATGATTTGGCGTCTTCTGTTGGACCTGTGGTTGCTGAAAAGGGCACTGGCTTTGCCTTTCCCAGCGCCACCTTTACCAGCATGGCTGCCCAACCTGCTGTGCCGGTGACAAAGTCAACCTTCACATCTGATAAATCTGCACCACCTGAGCAATTAAAGGTTGCACCTCCCATGTTTGGCTTGGGAGGTAAAGCTGCTTTGCCCAAGGAACCAAATGCTACTCCCCCAGCTGCTAGCTTTGCATCTGTTTCTAGCGCTGACAAGGTTCCACAGTTCGTATTTGCTTCCTCATTTTCAGCTAGTGAATCTGCAGGCCTCAAATTTAGCGTTTGTCCGGATGCAAAACTAGAAAGCTCAAGCAG CTTTCCAACTGTTGATGCCACTGATTCTGTACCCAAAGTACCTGACATGGATAAAGCTGATAATAAGAACTACTCAAATGCTGGAGTCACTTCTAGCATAGCAGAAACTGCACTTTCATCTGCTGCATCATCACCTACACCTACTGCAAGTATTGGTGCCAGCACCTCTGTCAATACTTCTATCTTAAATAATGGGTCTGTTGCCTCAAGCCCTTCCTCATTCTCTTCACCCATTGCACCTTTtgtttctaataatattttcagtcAACCTTCATCCAATAGCTCTGCCCTGACTGTTACTTCCACCggtagcagcagcagcagcaccaCCACCACAACCACTGCATTCACTGCCATTAACAGCAGAAGCATACTGTCTACCTCTTCTGTAGCAGCACCTTCATTTTCGACAGCACCTATATTTAAATCTGGATCTATAGTACCATCAACTTCAGCGTCACTAGTAACAGCTGCTTTTGGAATAGAATCAGAAGCAGCCAAGACCAGGCCAGAGAGAAGCGTTGGCAATCTCAAGAGCTCTCCTTTTATTGGCACTTCTGCTGCAAATGCCAGTGCAGGAAGTAGCATTTTTGCATTCAATGCTACAGACACTTCAACTGCTAATAATAAGCCGAGTTCTACTGTTTTTGGCACCGGCAGTGGATCTGTGCTCAGTGCACAGGCATCCCCCGCTGGTACAGGGGCTGCATCTTTTCAATTCAGTTCATCTGTGCCATCCGCCTCGTTTGGATTGGCTGGGAATACAGCTTTCTCTTCTGGCAGTTCTCTGTTTGCTGCTTCTACTCCTGCTTCTGAACTTTCCAATTCAGGTACTTTTGGAGTTAGCTCTTCTGCTTCCTCTTCCGAGGCCAACTCCAGTAGTGCCATAGGTGGTACCACTTCAAGCTTGTTTAGTTCCAGTTGGCAGCCTACGAAGTCTTCTATATTTAGTTCAGCATTTAACTCTAAATCGGCCTCAGCTGGTTCGTCCTTCGCGGAGTCTACAGCTCCTGTTGATGGAACTACATCGCCCATAACTGGATTTTCCTTCCCAGCTTCTACTGCTTCTGTTCCCACTACTGCATCGCCCCCAACTGGATTTTCTTTCATGGCATCTACAGCTTCTGTTGCTGCTTCATCACCCTCTACCGTGTTTCCTTTCACAGCATCTACAGCTGCTGCCGCATCTACCTCTTCCTCGACTGGGTTTGCATTTGCATCATCGACTGCATTTGCGGCATCTACACCTGCTGCTGTTACTAGTAGTGCATCTGTTGTATTTGGATCGAATCCTGGCTCGTCATCTGGTCCCACTTTCTCGTTCACTTCAGCTATGGCTACTCCCTCATCACAGCCTGTCTTTGGTAACCCCAGTCCAGGCTTTCTATTTAATTCAGTTTCCTCAGGAACTAATGATCAAATGAATATGGAGGACAGCATGGCAGAGGATACTGTTCAAGCATCTACGCCTACAGCTCCAATATTTGGTCATCCTCCTGTCTCACCTCCTCAATCTGGCTTTGTATTTGGTTCAGCAACTCCATCAGCAGCAAATCCCTTCCAATTTGGAGGCCAACAGAGTTCGGCCACCCCATCGAACCCGTCTCCATTTCAGGCTACGAACAGTTTAGGAGGGAGCTTTTCAGTGGGTGCTGGTGGTGGGGACAAGTCTGGCCGGAAAATTGTCAGAGTTAGTCGTAACAAGGCTCGGAAGAAGTAA
- the LOC109019924 gene encoding nuclear pore complex protein NUP1 isoform X2 yields the protein MGSRPLNVSPSMLGIRSRAFGEDSTIISSRPFPPKLPVMSLVPRSSGNVGYTENGFTTPRSRGRSAIYSMARTPYSRVHPASSLKGVGPIVSYDGPSTAAWEQDKLHGSGQGALKRRSSVLDNDVGSVGPIRRIRHKPSLLSSRGLSLPVPNSPLSIPGNGVGLGAAQHPSSLTQTQLLLGKSKENSAKASIVNGDNSVPSTSFPPVPSKSSEMASKILQQLEKLASPKEKSSEFKVVSLRDSTPTKLSPSMLRGRALRSLETVESPRFLENVQDDILDTSLPDALGSTSQKQNKAENGPLKLVAPLEKSVPVVKGIDYRSSNKDTLPGVKTADSVVMDSVTHPPQKKRAFQMSAHEDYLELDDDYPDGAAPTPLVEEREKGDASVAERKTHYTEAVTMEKPPSLLGFKSPASSSSNQNHDLASSVGPVVAEKGTGFAFPSATFTSMAAQPAVPVTKSTFTSDKSAPPEQLKVAPPMFGLGGKAALPKEPNATPPAASFASVSSADKVPQFVFASSFSASESAGLKFSVCPDAKLESSSSFPTVDATDSVPKVPDMDKADNKNYSNAGVTSSIAETALSSAASSPTPTASIGASTSVNTSILNNGSVASSPSSFSSPIAPFVSNNIFSQPSSNSSALTVTSTGSSSSSTTTTTTAFTAINSRSILSTSSVAAPSFSTAPIFKSGSIVPSTSASLVTAAFGIESEAAKTRPERSVGNLKSSPFIGTSAANASAGSSIFAFNATDTSTANNKPSSTVFGTGSGSVLSAQASPAGTGAASFQFSSSVPSASFGLAGNTAFSSGSSLFAASTPASELSNSGTFGVSSSASSSEANSSSAIGGTTSSLFSSSWQPTKSSIFSSAFNSKSASAGSSFAESTAPVDGTTSPITGFSFPASTASVPTTASPPTGFSFMASTASVAASSPSTVFPFTASTAAAASTSSSTGFAFASSTAFAASTPAAVTSSASVVFGSNPGSSSGPTFSFTSAMATPSSQPVFGNPSPGFLFNSVSSGTNDQMNMEDSMAEDTVQASTPTAPIFGHPPVSPPQSGFVFGSATPSAANPFQFGGQQSSATPSNPSPFQATNSLGGSFSVGAGGGDKSGRKIVRVSRNKARKK from the exons ATGGGCAGTAGGCCTTTAAATGTCTCCCCATCAATGCTCGGTATTCGCAGTCGAGCCTTTGGGGAAGATTCTACCATTATAAGCAGCCGGCCTTTTCCACCAAAATTGCCTGTTATGTCACTTGTGCCCCGATCTTCTGGTAATGTTGGGTATACTGAAAATGGTTTTACAACGCCTAGATCTCGAGGCAGATCTGCAATATATAGCATGGCTAGAACGCCATATTCCAGAGTTCACCCAGCCTCTTCCCTCAAG GGTGTTGGGCCCATTGTTTCATATGATGGGCCATCTACAGCTGCATGGGAGCAGGATAAACTTCATGGCTCTGGGCAAGGG GCTTTAAAACGCAGAAGTTCAGTCTTAGACAATGATGTAGGATCTGTTGGTCCTATACGTAGAATTCGTCATAAACCTAGTCTTCTATCTTCAAGAGGTTTGAGTTTGCCAGTTCCTAATAGTCCACTTTCTATTCCTGGAAATGGAGTTGGTCTTGGTGCTGCTCAACACCCTTCCTCTTTGACGCAAACACAACTTTTGTTGGGAAAATCTAAGGAGAACTCAGCAAAGGCATCAATAGTAAATGGAGATAACAGTGTGCCAAGTACAAGTTTCCCCCCTGTTCCATCCAAGTCCAGTGAGATGGCTTCAAAAATATTGCAGCAACTTGAAAAGTTGGCTTCACCAAAAGAGAAATCATCTGAATTCAAGGTAGTTTCTCTGAGGGACAGCACACCCACTAAATTGTCACCATCTATGTTACGTGGAAGGGCTCTTAGAAGCCTGGAGACTGTAGAATCACCAAGATTTCTTGAGAATGTACAAGATGATATACTTGACACCTCACTGCCTGATGCTCTAGGCAGCACTTCTCAAAAGCAAAACAAAGCTGAAAATGGCCCATTGAAGCTTGTTGCTCCTTTAGAAAAATCGGTTCCAGTAGTAAAGGGCATAGATTATAGATCTTCCAACAAGGACACCTTACCCGGTGTCAAAACTGCAGATTCTGTTGTGATGGACTCTGTCACCCATCCTCCACAAAAGAAACGGGCATTCCAGATGAGTGCACATGAG GATTATTTGGAGCTGGATGATGACTATCCTGATGGTGCAGCACCTACTCCTTTggttgaggagagagaaaagggtGATGCTTCTGTGGCAGAGAGGAAGACCCATTATACTGAAGCAGTAACAATGGAGAAGCCTCCATCTCTATTGGGATTTAAGTCCCCTGCAAGTTCTTCGTCAAACCAAAACCATGATTTGGCGTCTTCTGTTGGACCTGTGGTTGCTGAAAAGGGCACTGGCTTTGCCTTTCCCAGCGCCACCTTTACCAGCATGGCTGCCCAACCTGCTGTGCCGGTGACAAAGTCAACCTTCACATCTGATAAATCTGCACCACCTGAGCAATTAAAGGTTGCACCTCCCATGTTTGGCTTGGGAGGTAAAGCTGCTTTGCCCAAGGAACCAAATGCTACTCCCCCAGCTGCTAGCTTTGCATCTGTTTCTAGCGCTGACAAGGTTCCACAGTTCGTATTTGCTTCCTCATTTTCAGCTAGTGAATCTGCAGGCCTCAAATTTAGCGTTTGTCCGGATGCAAAACTAGAAAGCTCAAGCAG CTTTCCAACTGTTGATGCCACTGATTCTGTACCCAAAGTACCTGACATGGATAAAGCTGATAATAAGAACTACTCAAATGCTGGAGTCACTTCTAGCATAGCAGAAACTGCACTTTCATCTGCTGCATCATCACCTACACCTACTGCAAGTATTGGTGCCAGCACCTCTGTCAATACTTCTATCTTAAATAATGGGTCTGTTGCCTCAAGCCCTTCCTCATTCTCTTCACCCATTGCACCTTTtgtttctaataatattttcagtcAACCTTCATCCAATAGCTCTGCCCTGACTGTTACTTCCACCggtagcagcagcagcagcaccaCCACCACAACCACTGCATTCACTGCCATTAACAGCAGAAGCATACTGTCTACCTCTTCTGTAGCAGCACCTTCATTTTCGACAGCACCTATATTTAAATCTGGATCTATAGTACCATCAACTTCAGCGTCACTAGTAACAGCTGCTTTTGGAATAGAATCAGAAGCAGCCAAGACCAGGCCAGAGAGAAGCGTTGGCAATCTCAAGAGCTCTCCTTTTATTGGCACTTCTGCTGCAAATGCCAGTGCAGGAAGTAGCATTTTTGCATTCAATGCTACAGACACTTCAACTGCTAATAATAAGCCGAGTTCTACTGTTTTTGGCACCGGCAGTGGATCTGTGCTCAGTGCACAGGCATCCCCCGCTGGTACAGGGGCTGCATCTTTTCAATTCAGTTCATCTGTGCCATCCGCCTCGTTTGGATTGGCTGGGAATACAGCTTTCTCTTCTGGCAGTTCTCTGTTTGCTGCTTCTACTCCTGCTTCTGAACTTTCCAATTCAGGTACTTTTGGAGTTAGCTCTTCTGCTTCCTCTTCCGAGGCCAACTCCAGTAGTGCCATAGGTGGTACCACTTCAAGCTTGTTTAGTTCCAGTTGGCAGCCTACGAAGTCTTCTATATTTAGTTCAGCATTTAACTCTAAATCGGCCTCAGCTGGTTCGTCCTTCGCGGAGTCTACAGCTCCTGTTGATGGAACTACATCGCCCATAACTGGATTTTCCTTCCCAGCTTCTACTGCTTCTGTTCCCACTACTGCATCGCCCCCAACTGGATTTTCTTTCATGGCATCTACAGCTTCTGTTGCTGCTTCATCACCCTCTACCGTGTTTCCTTTCACAGCATCTACAGCTGCTGCCGCATCTACCTCTTCCTCGACTGGGTTTGCATTTGCATCATCGACTGCATTTGCGGCATCTACACCTGCTGCTGTTACTAGTAGTGCATCTGTTGTATTTGGATCGAATCCTGGCTCGTCATCTGGTCCCACTTTCTCGTTCACTTCAGCTATGGCTACTCCCTCATCACAGCCTGTCTTTGGTAACCCCAGTCCAGGCTTTCTATTTAATTCAGTTTCCTCAGGAACTAATGATCAAATGAATATGGAGGACAGCATGGCAGAGGATACTGTTCAAGCATCTACGCCTACAGCTCCAATATTTGGTCATCCTCCTGTCTCACCTCCTCAATCTGGCTTTGTATTTGGTTCAGCAACTCCATCAGCAGCAAATCCCTTCCAATTTGGAGGCCAACAGAGTTCGGCCACCCCATCGAACCCGTCTCCATTTCAGGCTACGAACAGTTTAGGAGGGAGCTTTTCAGTGGGTGCTGGTGGTGGGGACAAGTCTGGCCGGAAAATTGTCAGAGTTAGTCGTAACAAGGCTCGGAAGAAGTAA